One part of the Nostoc sp. PCC 7120 = FACHB-418 genome encodes these proteins:
- a CDS encoding pentapeptide repeat-containing protein produces the protein MDAEAIKRRYAAGERYFPAANLIRAKLIGVYLPGINLWGADLSGANLAKAKLWGADLSQANLANANLTRANLCGVKLNQANLRGAKLNLSKLYGADLTGAYYDETTKFSRGFDPVSRNMRQF, from the coding sequence ATGGATGCTGAAGCAATCAAACGCCGTTATGCAGCAGGGGAAAGGTATTTTCCCGCCGCGAACCTAATTAGAGCCAAGCTGATTGGAGTCTACTTACCTGGAATAAATTTATGGGGAGCAGACTTAAGCGGCGCTAACCTAGCGAAAGCCAAACTCTGGGGAGCCGATTTGAGTCAAGCCAACTTAGCCAATGCTAATTTGACTAGAGCTAATTTGTGCGGCGTGAAGCTGAATCAAGCAAATCTGCGGGGAGCTAAACTCAACTTGTCTAAGTTGTATGGAGCAGATTTAACTGGTGCTTATTATGACGAAACTACGAAATTTTCTAGAGGTTTTGACCCGGTAAGTAGAAATATGCGGCAGTTTTAA